The Pyrenophora tritici-repentis strain M4 chromosome 3, whole genome shotgun sequence genome has a window encoding:
- a CDS encoding CHRD domain containing protein, with the protein MHFTTTVIAGLVAAPLALAAPSVLPGNILTGDYRSSYFDAEYTVNATPDLVIANTGEAVPGQPGATGVFRYGINVADNVICYNIKLSGVTGEYKSPAATATHIHEGVAGKAGPPRIAFPNPTGTDSCRTSVGCLKGPFITGIKNNATGLDQGDGFNVGKILANPSGFFTDTHTVEYSAGAVRGQLCK; encoded by the exons ATGCATTTCACCACTACCGTCATCGCCGGCCTCGTCGCCGCCCCTCTCGCACTCGCCGCGCCCTCGGTCCTTCCAGGCAACATCTTGACCGGTGATTACCGTAGCTCTTACTTCGACGCCGAATACACGGTCAATGCTACACCCGATCTAGTCATCGCCAACACTGGCGAGGCTGTCCCCGGCCAACCTGGAGCAACTGGAGTATTCAGATACGGCATCAACGTTGCCGACAACGTCATTTGCTACAACATCAAGCTCAGCGGTGTGACCGGCGAATACAAGAGCCCGGCGGCTACTGCGACGCATATCCACGAGGGTGTTGCGGGTAAAGCGGGACCACCCAGAATT GCATTCCCCAACCCCACTGGCACTGACAGCTGCCGTACCTCGGTCGGCTGCTTGAAGGGACCCTTCATCACTGGTATCAAGAACAACGCTACCGGCTTGGACCAGGGTGATGGTTTCAATGTTGGCAAGATTCTTGCGAACCCCTCCGGTTTCTTCACTGATACACACACTGTCGAGTACTCAGCTGGTGCCGTCAGGGGACAGCTCTGCAAGTAG
- a CDS encoding FAP multi-domain protein, whose translation MSQNKNPNAVSDGRQFAGHVAPSEPLMSGGHKPGVNIGNDSAPEFHAQTLPAGTAPAHSTHTPNPPLNNQGLYHHASDTIQGATSSDVHMGLGHPGQGQTSQELHDGRRVGQGLAGLASGVGDQQTGGDVRDLKDLPKHAAQRNLGDVPTGQRGNVGGPPAEEREPTRVGGLED comes from the exons ATGAGCCAGAACAAGAACCCCAACGCCGTCAGCGACGGACGCCAGTTCGCAGGCCATGTCGCACCCAGCGAGCCCCTCATGAGCGGCGGT CACAAACCCGGCGTAAACATCGGCAATGACTCGGCCCCCGAATTCCACGCCCAAACCCTCCCCGCCGGCACCGCCCCAGCGCACTCAACACACACGCCCAACCCACCCCTCAACAACCAAGGCCTCTACCACCACGCCTCCGACACCATCCAAGGCGCCACCTCCTCGGATGTTCACATGGGGCTAGGCCACCCGGGCCAAGGTCAAACGAGCCAGGAGTTGCATGATGGACGGCGTGTGGGTCAGGGACTTGCGGGGTTGGCGAGTGGAGTGGGAGATCAGCAGACGGGTGGGGATGTGAGGGATCTCAAGGATTTGCCGAAGCATGCTGCGCAGAGGAATTTGGGGGATGTGCCGACGGGGCAGAGGGGGAATGTTGGGGGGCCGCCGGCGGAGGAGAGGGAGCCTACGAGAGTTGGGGGGTTGGAGGATTGA
- a CDS encoding AstE-AspA domain containing protein codes for MQLLSAIATTAVLAGSASAVNFTGDVVNGVPVIQGLNLADVPPQTVSKYYLRAGELNGGHPVHIPIMVARGTKESLETGKKLSLSGTIHGDELNPVRVVQRIFEQLQDQVATLNGTVIGIPTVNPMGIYLNQRNYFSSGASGSLTNVNRIFPGVAATEGGSGPQILAYNIWNHIWGNMSNVDVGIDLHTPSSGGETSLWCYSDFRLPYVERLAKLLQPDTLKIDPGEPGSIETTFIDYKIPSLTVEMGQAKVWNNSLIDRVVDYVNRVMVDLKITPSNTTVEPDLSKTYIITTFHDTSSQYGGFVERLVGVDEMVSKGQPIAHVRNPFGDILETLVAPENGRMFQSPRDPSIEPGGSVGQIAR; via the exons ATGCAGCTCCTTTCTGCCATTGCGACCACGGCGGTACTCGCCGGAAGTGCTTCGGCCGTCAACTTCACCGGCGATGTTGTGAATGGCGTTCCCGTCATTCAGGGACTCAATCTCGCAGATGTGCCCCCACAGACCGTCTCGAAGTACTATCTCCGAGCTGGTGAGCTCAATGGCGGTCATCCGGTTCATATTCCCATTATGGTCGCGCGAGGAACCAAGGAGAGTCTGGAGACGGGGAAGAAGTTGTCGCTCTCGGGTACTATTCACGGCGATGAGCTGAACCCGGTTCGCGTGGTGCAGCGCATTTTTGAGCAGCTGCAAGACCAGGTCGCGACACTCAATGGCACGG TCATTGGTATTCCCACTGTCAACCCAATGGGCATCTACCTTAACCAGCGCAACTACTTCTCCTCAGGCGCAAGCGGCTCCCTCACAAACGTGAACCGCATTTTCCCAGGTGTCGCAGCGACAGAAGGAGGCAGTGGACCTCAAATCCTAGCCTACAACATCTGGAACCACATCTGGGGAAACATGTCCAACGTCGACGTGGGCATTGACCTAC ACACCCCCAGCTCAGGCGGCGAAACCTCACTATGGTGCTACTCGGACTTCCGCCTCCCCTACGTCGAGCGCCTCGCCAAGCTCCTCCAGCCCGACACGCTAAAGATCGACCCCGGCGAGCCCGGCTCCATCGAAACAACCTTCATCGACTACAAGATTCCGTCGCTCACGGTCGAAATGGGCCAAGCCAAGGTGTGGAACAACAGCCTTATCGACCGCGTAGTCGACTACGTAAACCGCGTTATGGTCGACCTTAAAATCACGCCTTCAAACACAACCGTCGAGCCCGATCTAAGCAAAACATACATCATTACTACTTTCCACGACACCTCGTCGCAGTACGGTGGCTTTGTTGAGAGGCTGGTTGGTGTTGATGAGATGGTGTCGAAGGGTCAGCCGATTGCTCATGTGCGCAATCCTTTTGGTGATATCTTGGAGACTTTGGTTGCACCGGAGAATGGTCGCATGTTTCAGAGTCCACGTGATCCTAGTATTGAGCCTGGCGGTAGTGTGGGGCAGATTGC GAGGTAG